In the Flavisolibacter tropicus genome, one interval contains:
- a CDS encoding sensor histidine kinase, whose translation MVLDIIIIQQLRKQLAEVNQTGLRVGLLFAVQAAIAFVTLLLFFYGYDAIHFLGYHFDSDQFRTTTFLVIALSFIVTIISESEFTLQQWKNSLAEKEQLQQLSLQQEFDSLKSQVNPHFLFNCFNTLSSLISEDKEAAETFLNELSKVYRYLLRNNRTSMTTLENELRFIQSYFQLLKTRHGEEALQLHIEVDKRYEQYVLPSSSLQLLVENAVKHNIVSRSSPLIIDIFTAAGNILVVNNNLQTKQSKPISTKIGLENIRTKYDLINQSGFQVLVDTKNFSVILPLIWIPMMENHVLTVNDNNFGPNSF comes from the coding sequence TTGGTTTTAGATATCATTATCATTCAACAATTACGCAAGCAATTGGCTGAAGTAAACCAAACAGGACTTCGTGTTGGTTTATTGTTCGCTGTACAGGCTGCTATAGCTTTTGTTACGCTGCTACTGTTTTTTTACGGGTACGATGCTATACATTTTTTAGGCTACCATTTCGATAGTGATCAATTCAGAACCACTACGTTCCTGGTAATAGCACTTTCCTTTATTGTTACCATTATTTCAGAATCAGAGTTTACACTGCAGCAATGGAAAAACAGTCTTGCCGAAAAAGAACAACTACAGCAATTAAGCCTGCAACAAGAGTTTGATTCATTAAAAAGCCAGGTAAATCCGCACTTTTTATTCAACTGCTTCAATACCCTATCCTCGCTTATTTCGGAAGATAAGGAAGCAGCTGAAACATTCTTAAATGAGCTAAGCAAGGTATACCGGTACCTATTGCGCAACAACAGAACCAGCATGACAACACTGGAAAATGAATTGCGTTTTATACAATCCTATTTCCAGTTACTGAAAACCCGCCATGGCGAGGAGGCACTGCAACTGCACATAGAGGTTGATAAGCGTTATGAGCAGTATGTGCTGCCCTCATCCAGCCTTCAACTATTAGTAGAAAATGCGGTCAAGCACAATATTGTCTCTAGAAGCAGCCCTTTAATTATTGATATATTTACGGCCGCTGGTAATATACTAGTAGTCAATAACAACTTGCAAACAAAGCAGTCTAAACCGATATCTACTAAGATTGGACTTGAAAATATCAGAACAAAATATGATCTTATCAACCAGTCGGGTTTCCAGGTTTTAGTGGATACAAAAAACTTTTCTGTTATTTTACCACTTATTTGGATCCCAATGATGGAGAATCATGTGCTGACTGTAAATGATAACAATTTTGGACCTAATTCCTTCTAA
- a CDS encoding LytR/AlgR family response regulator transcription factor, translating to MKILIVEDEELAVKKLTKTINSVDETAEIVGIADSIRSTIDWLENHPTPDLILMDIELADGQSFEVFNLTKVKSPVIFTTSYDEYALQAFKVNSIDYLLKPVQKEDLEAALNKYKQLKNIYKEEDKKSDLSIDHLIKELQQKLQPKEYRKRFLVKHAQKLVSIDIDEIAYFYSDGRLNFFKTIDNKKFVVDYTMDELEEMLDPQRYFRISRSFYISIDSVDQIHDYFGNRLLLHLKPAVDKEALVSREKVTEFKKWMGK from the coding sequence ATGAAAATTTTAATCGTAGAAGATGAAGAACTAGCAGTGAAAAAGCTAACCAAGACTATTAATTCTGTAGATGAGACCGCCGAGATCGTTGGAATTGCAGATAGTATCAGAAGCACAATTGATTGGTTAGAAAATCATCCCACGCCGGATCTTATCTTAATGGACATTGAACTAGCCGATGGCCAAAGCTTTGAAGTATTTAATCTGACCAAGGTAAAAAGCCCTGTAATCTTCACTACTTCTTACGACGAGTATGCATTGCAAGCATTTAAAGTAAACAGCATTGACTATTTATTAAAACCCGTACAGAAAGAAGACCTGGAAGCTGCATTGAATAAATACAAACAGCTTAAAAATATTTACAAGGAAGAAGACAAAAAGTCGGACCTGAGTATTGATCACCTGATCAAAGAACTACAGCAAAAACTGCAGCCTAAGGAGTACAGAAAGCGCTTCCTGGTAAAGCATGCACAAAAGCTGGTTTCTATAGACATTGATGAAATTGCCTACTTCTACAGCGATGGCAGGTTGAACTTCTTCAAAACAATAGACAATAAGAAGTTTGTAGTAGACTATACCATGGATGAATTAGAGGAGATGCTGGATCCGCAACGTTATTTCCGCATTAGCCGTTCGTTCTACATATCCATTGACAGTGTAGATCAAATACACGACTATTTTGGCAACCGCTTGCTATTACACTTAAAACCTGCAGTAGATAAAGAAGCCTTAGTGAGCCGTGAGAAAGTAACGGAGTTTAAAAAATGGATGGGTAAATAA
- a CDS encoding outer membrane beta-barrel protein produces the protein MKKALYLTAMVAWFGLATNAQTTISEQLVKGAKPKTQLGLKVGYNWSYLTGSEDGFKPGNQTGFMAAIFLSPTKKKTGMGYRTEIVFSRQGYSFDDGGKNTDVLNDYVYMPHLTTFNIGKVVQLQAGGQVGYLLKSRGESAQKDTTLTGLMNRFDYGFVGGLEVYPFKGIIVGGRYNLGLGKLYKRYESTSTTPYNPLPFNPQTTDFKNGLFQLFVGYRF, from the coding sequence ATGAAGAAAGCACTTTATCTAACAGCCATGGTGGCTTGGTTCGGTCTTGCCACAAATGCACAGACTACTATTAGTGAACAATTAGTAAAAGGCGCCAAACCTAAAACACAACTAGGACTAAAGGTTGGTTATAACTGGTCCTATTTAACCGGTAGTGAAGATGGTTTTAAACCCGGTAACCAAACAGGTTTTATGGCAGCCATCTTTTTATCGCCAACAAAGAAGAAAACAGGTATGGGATACAGAACGGAAATTGTATTCTCGCGCCAGGGCTATAGCTTCGATGATGGTGGCAAGAACACAGATGTATTGAATGACTATGTATATATGCCGCATCTTACCACGTTTAATATTGGTAAAGTAGTACAGCTGCAAGCTGGTGGTCAGGTAGGTTACTTATTAAAGTCGCGTGGCGAGAGTGCCCAAAAGGATACTACATTAACCGGCTTAATGAACCGCTTTGATTACGGCTTTGTAGGCGGACTGGAAGTGTATCCCTTTAAAGGTATTATTGTTGGTGGTCGCTATAATTTGGGCTTAGGTAAGCTTTATAAGCGCTATGAGTCAACATCTACCACTCCTTATAATCCTTTGCCCTTTAACCCGCAAACAACTGATTTCAAAAACGGCCTCTTCCAACTCTTTGTTGGTTACCGATTTTAA
- a CDS encoding OmpA family protein produces MLQRLLILIALFSLPFAMQAQLGNLMNKAKNKVKQRIDNKVDNAMDNTLDEVEGKGKGNTSKSNETATSKTTTPGDETTETASVVSYTKFDFVPGDKVVYAEDFAQDEVGELPVGWNTNNRGEVITLSNATGKWLRLVGGSKYLTANKDTFSRNFTVEFDLIYDVEPNGYGLPTVNFGFLASHTDASNDNKFLTQPNLYQLAKIDLLIGPKGKKGYAENFRARLYSHLNRGQFFASELKSVDDLGNYAKKVSHVAMQVQGTRLRCWVNNFKLYDLPMALPTQYVFNQLFFELESSNYKDNELGYYIGNIKVATGKPDTRHKFLEEGKFSTTGILFDFQSAVLKPESYGVIKEMATLLKENASVRVKVVGHTSSDGDDAANMELSKKRAEAVKNALVKEFSIDASRIESAGKGETQPVADNKTPEGKMQNRRVEFIKL; encoded by the coding sequence ATGCTACAAAGACTGCTTATCCTGATTGCGCTGTTCTCGTTGCCATTTGCTATGCAAGCACAACTGGGCAACTTAATGAACAAGGCGAAGAATAAGGTTAAACAACGTATTGATAATAAAGTAGACAATGCCATGGATAACACCTTGGATGAAGTGGAGGGTAAAGGGAAGGGCAATACTTCCAAATCCAATGAAACCGCTACTAGTAAAACAACTACACCCGGAGATGAAACAACAGAAACTGCTTCTGTTGTTAGTTATACAAAGTTTGACTTTGTACCAGGCGATAAAGTTGTTTATGCTGAAGATTTTGCACAAGACGAAGTTGGCGAATTGCCTGTAGGCTGGAATACGAATAATAGAGGCGAGGTAATTACTTTAAGCAATGCAACAGGCAAGTGGTTGCGGTTGGTTGGCGGTTCTAAATACTTAACAGCTAATAAAGACACGTTCAGCCGCAACTTTACTGTTGAGTTTGATCTTATTTATGATGTAGAACCTAACGGTTATGGATTGCCTACAGTAAATTTTGGTTTTTTAGCAAGCCATACAGATGCCTCAAATGATAATAAGTTTTTGACACAGCCTAATTTATATCAATTAGCAAAGATAGATCTGTTGATAGGGCCTAAGGGTAAAAAAGGATATGCTGAAAATTTTAGGGCACGGTTGTATTCTCATTTGAATAGAGGACAATTCTTTGCATCTGAACTGAAGTCAGTTGATGATTTGGGCAACTATGCCAAGAAGGTGTCCCACGTTGCTATGCAAGTTCAAGGTACGCGCTTGCGTTGTTGGGTAAACAATTTTAAGTTGTACGATCTGCCAATGGCGCTACCTACACAATACGTTTTCAATCAGCTTTTCTTTGAGTTGGAAAGTTCTAACTATAAAGACAATGAGCTGGGCTATTATATTGGCAATATCAAAGTGGCTACTGGTAAACCAGATACGCGTCATAAGTTTTTAGAGGAAGGGAAGTTTAGTACTACAGGTATTTTGTTTGACTTTCAAAGTGCTGTGTTGAAACCTGAATCGTATGGAGTGATAAAGGAAATGGCTACGCTCTTAAAGGAAAATGCAAGCGTTCGCGTAAAGGTGGTAGGCCATACCAGTAGTGATGGCGATGATGCGGCAAATATGGAATTGTCAAAAAAACGCGCAGAGGCTGTTAAAAATGCTTTGGTAAAAGAGTTTTCTATTGATGCATCACGTATCGAGTCAGCAGGCAAAGGCGAGACGCAGCCGGTGGCTGATAATAAAACGCCTGAAGGGAAAATGCAAAATAGAAGGGTCGAGTTTATTAAACTCTAA
- a CDS encoding response regulator, giving the protein MKTKTPYIFLVEDDADDRFMMQQAFIDVNFADHVRMFSSSEFFLNQINAITDENELPTLFVLDFNMLIINGGELLVKLKQQEALKEIPVVLYSKGMRPILKETLIATGAKDCFEKALDYKDLCRQVKALRFLAEGNTVVY; this is encoded by the coding sequence TTGAAGACGAAAACACCATACATCTTTTTGGTGGAAGATGATGCCGATGACCGCTTTATGATGCAGCAGGCATTTATCGATGTAAACTTTGCCGACCACGTGCGAATGTTTTCTAGTAGTGAATTTTTCTTAAATCAAATCAACGCTATTACAGACGAAAATGAGCTTCCTACGCTTTTTGTTTTAGACTTTAATATGCTCATAATTAATGGTGGGGAATTACTTGTAAAACTTAAACAACAGGAGGCGCTGAAAGAAATACCTGTAGTGCTGTATTCCAAAGGGATGCGCCCCATTTTAAAAGAAACACTCATTGCTACAGGAGCTAAAGACTGTTTCGAAAAAGCCTTGGATTATAAAGATTTATGCAGGCAGGTTAAAGCCCTACGCTTCTTGGCAGAAGGAAATACTGTTGTGTATTGA
- a CDS encoding PAS domain-containing sensor histidine kinase produces the protein MLNRLPSLALLLKLHDSINEVVCIVDGDGHFIYINQACFKLWGYRPEELIGKKCYQLMMEEDMDAVSALFSKERTGLDPHTFENRYRRKDGSIATMSWEGGWVANDQLMYCTGRDITAQKRLEQIAKDYQSEIKQAKENLEELLDRITDGFVGLDDNARVTYWNKAAESITQISRKEALGKLLWEIMPESAQQYYKQHYIDVKAKARPVNLELYSERLKRWLEVNTYISGSGLSVYFRDITGKKKLQEQLEDEKEQQQQLITAAVIKAAEDERALVGRELHDNVNQVLTTVKLYTELCLTEMGNRDELLLRSAQLLQNSINEIRALSKRLSAPSLGDIRLKDSIGELIDAINATKRLTIYYENDVEELDVPEDIHVAVYRILQEQLTNIIKHADATTVHVKVTMENHHLKVTVHDNGRGFDSMRPQRGVGIENMISRAKGLNGEIKIVSAPEKGCTLNLVIPLISNGEKEVSSQS, from the coding sequence ATGTTAAACAGGTTACCTTCTCTGGCTCTTTTGCTTAAACTTCATGATTCTATAAATGAAGTTGTATGCATCGTAGATGGAGATGGTCATTTTATCTACATTAATCAAGCCTGCTTTAAACTCTGGGGTTATCGTCCAGAAGAGTTGATTGGAAAGAAATGTTATCAATTAATGATGGAGGAAGATATGGATGCAGTAAGTGCTCTTTTTAGTAAGGAGCGAACAGGTTTAGATCCACATACATTTGAAAATCGTTATCGTCGAAAGGATGGCAGTATAGCAACAATGTCGTGGGAAGGAGGATGGGTTGCAAATGATCAATTGATGTATTGCACTGGAAGGGATATTACTGCACAAAAAAGATTGGAGCAAATCGCCAAGGATTACCAGTCGGAAATAAAGCAGGCAAAGGAAAATTTAGAGGAGCTTTTAGATCGGATAACTGACGGGTTTGTAGGATTAGATGATAACGCCCGGGTAACGTATTGGAATAAGGCGGCTGAATCTATTACACAAATTTCAAGAAAGGAGGCTTTAGGAAAGTTACTGTGGGAAATAATGCCTGAATCTGCACAACAATATTACAAGCAACATTATATTGATGTAAAGGCCAAAGCGCGACCTGTTAATTTAGAACTTTACTCTGAGCGGCTTAAGCGGTGGTTGGAAGTAAATACGTATATTTCTGGTAGCGGGCTTTCAGTCTATTTTCGTGATATCACGGGTAAGAAAAAATTACAAGAACAACTCGAGGACGAAAAAGAACAGCAGCAACAACTTATTACTGCTGCTGTGATCAAGGCCGCTGAAGATGAACGGGCGCTTGTTGGCAGGGAGTTGCATGATAATGTAAATCAGGTGTTAACTACCGTAAAGCTCTATACCGAATTATGTTTGACTGAAATGGGGAATAGAGATGAATTACTGCTCAGGTCTGCACAGCTATTGCAGAATTCTATTAATGAGATACGCGCTTTGTCCAAGCGTTTATCGGCACCCTCGTTGGGAGATATTCGATTAAAAGATTCAATCGGGGAATTGATAGATGCTATAAACGCTACTAAACGTCTGACTATATATTATGAAAACGATGTTGAGGAATTAGATGTGCCTGAAGATATTCATGTAGCCGTATATCGCATTTTGCAAGAACAGCTTACCAATATTATCAAACATGCTGACGCAACAACTGTGCATGTAAAGGTTACCATGGAAAATCATCATCTAAAAGTAACCGTGCATGATAATGGCCGTGGATTTGACTCCATGAGGCCGCAGCGTGGTGTTGGAATTGAAAATATGATCAGCCGTGCTAAAGGGTTAAATGGTGAAATAAAAATTGTAAGTGCACCAGAAAAGGGGTGTACACTTAACCTGGTGATACCCTTAATTTCTAATGGAGAAAAAGAAGTAAGTAGTCAATCGTAG
- a CDS encoding PAS domain-containing sensor histidine kinase — translation MLTPSQLQKFIDTLSVFVLSLDKEGHIRNVSNSSIELLGYNSEELVGTSVLDLVALEDREKTKQYICQLASGFSVKEIVNQVYKKDGTIIPLSWSGRWNSNDQLAFVALRDITEQQHLRDLKDKYEEELRLRNLEMFEMLERVKDGFFALDREWRFIYGNSQLEALLHINREDYFYRNYWECFPEMVNTPYYYQYHKAIDENVAVHFEAYFPPFDKWFSVDAYPSVTGLSVFFRDVSKKVQEEELRKNYEQTIERQNKQLVNVLEHMDTGFISLDPELHVQYFNSKAEEIMGWPREKVLGRRIVEWYSQESQELYRPLYEVVLKKQEPLHCEHVDPEHGRWLEVSIYPTDNGISIFFKDIDDRKKTEMNLRKLSLVAQETDNIVILIDRAGKITWVNNAFTSITGYTFAEAFGQKANELLLGPESDTETVHFIMKQFKSGKAFTAEIVNYTKWKKKYWVEMSSQPLLDNKGQIEHFFMIQRDVTDRKRMEQVLDEEKQMRQQSITAAAIAAQEKERALVGRELHDNVNQVLTTVKLYQELCLSGIGNQDELLNKSMSLLQDSIDEIRSLSKRLSAPSLGNIRLKDSLQELVETVTATNKIHITLDVSQIENLEVNEEVHLALYRIIQEQLTNVLKHAEAKNVAISLKIVDEYLSVKVTDDGKGFDVNKKRTGIGIANMTTRAESLKGRLVVNSAVGLGCVLLVQIPLHA, via the coding sequence ATGTTGACACCCAGCCAGCTTCAGAAGTTTATTGATACCCTTTCGGTATTTGTTCTCTCTTTGGATAAAGAGGGGCATATCCGTAATGTTAGCAATTCTTCAATTGAATTATTAGGTTATAACAGTGAAGAATTGGTAGGGACATCTGTGTTGGATTTGGTGGCGTTAGAAGATCGCGAAAAAACAAAACAATATATCTGCCAGTTAGCTTCAGGCTTTTCTGTTAAAGAGATTGTCAATCAGGTTTATAAAAAAGATGGAACGATTATTCCGCTGTCATGGTCAGGGCGTTGGAATAGTAATGACCAACTAGCATTTGTAGCACTAAGGGATATTACGGAACAACAACATTTAAGGGACTTAAAGGATAAGTACGAAGAAGAATTGCGGCTACGCAATCTTGAAATGTTTGAAATGTTGGAGCGTGTCAAGGACGGTTTTTTTGCGTTAGACCGGGAATGGCGCTTTATATATGGAAACTCTCAGTTGGAAGCGCTGCTCCATATAAACCGGGAAGATTATTTCTACCGCAATTATTGGGAATGCTTTCCTGAAATGGTGAATACGCCATACTATTACCAATATCATAAGGCCATAGATGAAAACGTGGCTGTACACTTTGAAGCTTACTTCCCTCCATTTGATAAATGGTTTTCTGTTGATGCCTATCCTTCAGTTACCGGCCTTTCCGTTTTCTTCAGAGATGTAAGCAAAAAAGTACAAGAGGAGGAGCTGCGAAAGAACTATGAACAAACAATTGAGCGACAAAACAAGCAACTAGTAAATGTATTAGAACACATGGATACAGGATTTATATCCTTGGACCCTGAACTGCATGTGCAATATTTTAATAGTAAAGCTGAGGAGATAATGGGGTGGCCGCGTGAAAAAGTACTAGGAAGAAGAATCGTCGAATGGTATTCACAAGAGTCGCAAGAGTTGTATCGTCCGCTTTATGAGGTCGTTTTGAAGAAACAAGAGCCATTGCATTGTGAGCATGTGGATCCAGAGCACGGAAGATGGCTGGAAGTAAGTATCTATCCAACAGACAATGGTATTTCCATTTTTTTCAAGGATATCGATGATAGAAAGAAAACGGAAATGAATTTGAGAAAGCTTTCCCTAGTAGCGCAGGAGACTGATAATATAGTTATTCTTATAGACAGGGCAGGGAAGATTACATGGGTGAATAATGCATTCACAAGTATTACAGGTTACACATTTGCTGAGGCTTTCGGACAAAAAGCAAACGAGCTGTTATTAGGGCCTGAGTCTGATACTGAAACAGTACATTTTATAATGAAGCAATTTAAAAGTGGAAAGGCCTTTACCGCAGAGATTGTAAACTATACAAAGTGGAAAAAGAAGTATTGGGTAGAAATGTCTAGTCAACCTTTGCTGGATAATAAAGGCCAAATAGAACATTTCTTTATGATCCAGCGAGATGTTACAGATCGTAAACGAATGGAGCAAGTGTTGGATGAAGAAAAACAAATGCGCCAGCAAAGTATTACAGCTGCTGCTATAGCGGCCCAAGAAAAAGAACGAGCGCTTGTAGGAAGAGAATTGCACGATAATGTTAATCAGGTTCTTACAACTGTAAAGCTTTACCAGGAGCTTTGCTTGAGTGGTATTGGTAATCAGGATGAATTATTGAACAAGTCAATGTCATTATTGCAAGATTCGATTGATGAGATTCGTAGTTTGTCCAAACGCCTTTCTGCTCCCTCATTGGGTAATATTCGTTTAAAAGATTCGTTGCAGGAACTGGTGGAGACTGTAACTGCTACCAATAAAATTCACATCACATTAGATGTCTCTCAAATTGAGAATTTAGAAGTGAATGAAGAGGTGCATCTGGCTCTTTATCGTATTATTCAAGAACAGTTGACAAATGTTCTAAAACATGCTGAGGCAAAAAATGTAGCTATTTCCCTTAAAATAGTTGATGAATACCTTTCGGTAAAGGTTACTGATGATGGTAAGGGATTTGATGTAAATAAAAAACGTACAGGCATTGGTATCGCCAATATGACAACGCGTGCGGAGAGCTTGAAAGGCAGGCTCGTTGTTAACAGTGCTGTTGGGCTGGGTTGTGTTCTTTTAGTTCAAATTCCATTACACGCATAA